The Azospirillum baldaniorum genome segment CGATGCGGCCCAGTTCCGTCCGGTCCCCCGTGGCCACCACGACACCGTTGGCCTGTCCCTGGGCCACCAGCGTGCCGGAATAGGCCATGCCGCCGCGCTCCGCCAGGGGAGCGTCCACGGCCACCGCGTCGGCGCTCTTGGCGACCGGCACGGATTCCCCGGTCAGCGCCGCCTCCTGTATGCGCAAGCCCTTGACGCGGACCAACCGCAGGTCCGCTGGCACCTTGTCGCCCGAGGCCAGCAGCACCCGGTCGCCGGGCACCAGATCCTCCGCCGGGACGGCAACCTGATGGCCGCCGCGCAGAACCACTGCCTGCGGCGACAGCATGCTGCGGATGGCGTCCAGCGCCTGCTCCGCCTTGCCTTCCTGGACATAGCCGATGGCGGCGTTGATCAGCACGACGCCGGCGATCACCGCGGCGTCCACGAACTCGCCCAGCAGGACCGTGACGACCCCCGCGCCGATCAGCACATAGATCAGCAGGTTGTCGAACTGCGCCAGGAAGCGCATCAGCGCCGACCGGCGGGGCGGTGGGGTCAGCCGGTTGGGGCCGTACCGCCGCCGGCGCTCCGCCGCCTCGTCGGGCGTCAGCCCGTCGTCGGGGCTGTCCAGCGCGGCCACGGCCTGGTCCGGGGGCTGGGCGTGCCAGGGCAGGGGGGCGGTGGAGGCTTCGGGAGCAACGATGGTTCCGGGTCCGGAACGGTCATGCGGGCTCATGATGTCAACCAAACCGTTTCTGTCCTGAACGTCCAGGTCGTGGCCCGGTGGCCTGGATAACAGGGGATGCGGCATCGTGACCCGGACGAAGACGCGCAAGATTCCGCACCGTTTCCAAGAATTCGCTTTCATTTGACTTGCAGACGGCGTTCCGCTAACCATCTTTCCCACCACGGGGCGGCAAGCCTCGCGGGCACCCATCCCACATCCGCCGTTCCGTCCCTCCCCAACGATCTGGGCGCGACGTCCGACAGGCATTCCCAGCCTTCAGCGCCGTTCGACGCTCAACCGACGCACCCTGCGCCGGCCCGGGACCTCTGGCACTCCCCCTCGCATGACCGATTCCCTTAAGGCACCCCCATGCATCTCCAAGAGCTGAAGTGCAAGAGCCCCGCCGAACTGCTGGCGTTCGCGGAGGAACTGCAGATCGAGAACGCCAGCACGCTGCGCAAGCAGGACATGATGTTCGCCATCCTCAAGCAGCTGGCGGAAAACGATGTTCCGATCTACGGCGACGGCGTGCTCGAGGTTCTTCAGGACGGCTTCGGATTCCTGCGCTCGCCGGAGGCCAACTATCTTCCCGGCCCCGACGACATCTACGTCAGCCCCAGCCAAGTGCGCCGCTTCAGCCTGCGCACCGGCGATACGGTCGAGGGGCAGATCCGCGCGCCCAAGGACGGCGAGCGCTACTTCGCTCTTCTCAAGGTCAACACGATCAACTTCGATGCGCCGGACAAGGTCCGCCACCGCATCAACTTCGACAACCTGACCCCGCTCTATCCGGAAGAGCGGCTGCGCATGGAAGTCGACGACCCGACCAAGAAGAACTACACGGGCCGCATCATCGACCTCGTGGCGCCCCTGGGCAAGGGCCAGCGCGGGCTGATCGTCGCCCCGCCGCGCACGGGCAAGACCGTGATGCTGCAGAACATCGCCCATTCCATCGCGACCAACCATCCGGAAGCCTATCTGATCGTCCTGCTGATCGATGAGCGCCCGGAAGAGGTGACCGACATGGCCCGCTCCGTGCGGGGCGAGGTCATCAGCTCCACCTTCGACGAGCCGGCGACGCGCCACGTCCAGGTCGCCGAGATGGTCATCGAGAAGGCCAAGCGGCTGGTCGAGCACAAGCGCGACGTGGTCATCCTGCTGGACTCGATCACCCGTCTGGCCCGCGCCTACAACACCGTCGTTCCCTCCTCGGGCAAGGTGCTGACCGGCGGCGTGGACGCCAACGCGCTGCAGCGCCCGAAGCGCTTCTTCGGTGCGGCCCGCAACATCGAGGAGGGCGGCTCGCTGACCATCATCGCGACCGCGCTGATCGACACCGGCAGCCGCATGGACGAGGTGATCTTCGAAGAGTTCAAGGGCACCGGCAACTCGGAGATCGTGCTGGACCGCAAGCTCTCCGACAAGCGCACCTTCCCGGCCATCGACATCTCCAAGTCGGGCACCCGCAAGGAGGAGCTGCTGGTCGACAAGGGCACCATCTCCAAGATGTGGATCCTGCGCCGCATCCTGATGCCGATGGGCGTGACCGATGCGGTGGACTTCCTGGTCGACAAGCTGAAGCACACCAAGTCGAACTCGGAATTCTTCGAGTCCATGAACCAATAGTTCGGAACCGCGCCTCCCCCGTCCGGTCGAAGGGCGGGGGAGGGCACAAAAAAGGCGGGAGGCCCCAGTGGAGCCTCCCGCCTTTTTGTTTGTCCGAAACCGATGGCCCGGATCAGAACGCTGCCGTCACAACCGCCGTATCAGAACGGCGACTGCGGCGTCTCTTCGGCCTGGGTCTGCTGGCCGGCGGTCTGGCGGCGGTACAGGTCGACGAAGTCGATCGGATTGATCATCAGCGGCGGGAAGCCGCCGTCCTGGGTGCAGCCGGCCACGATGGCGCGGGCGAACGGGAACAGCATCCGCGGCGCCTCGATCAGCAGCACCGGGCGGTGATGCTCCTGCGGCAGGCCCGGAAGCTGGAACAGGCCGCCATAGGCGACCTCGACCAGGAAGGCGGTCGCCTCGGCCTGCTTGGCCTCGCAATGCAGCTTCAGCACGACCTCGTAGACGTCCTCGCCCATCGGCTGAACCTGCACGTCCACGCCGATGTTGACCTGCGGCTGCGGCTGGCCGGGCAGCAGGCTCTGCGGCGCGTTGGGGTTCTCGAAGGACAGGTCCTTCACATACTGCGCCAGCACATGCATCGGCAGCGACGAGGCGGCTTCCTGATCTTGACCGTTGATCTGCTGATCGGACATGGACAACTCCTGGCCGCGGGGCGGCATCACGATGGAAAGGTCTTCAAGACCCGCTGGCTAGCACGGAACCGCGGGCTCCACAAAGTGAAACCGGTGCGTTTCACCCGCGGTCGTTGCGGTGGGGCGAACCGGGCGGCGCCCAGCGGGAGTCACCGAGCTTCGGCATGTCGTCCGGACCGTCGCGGTCCGACGGACCGGCGCTTCCCGGGCGGCCGCCGTCGGGGTCGACCTCCTGGTATTCGACGTCGATCACGCCCGGCGGCGGGCGGTTGCGCGGCCCGCCGTGGGGGCCGTTCGGATTGCCGGCGTTCCAGCCTTGGCCGCCCGCCTGACCGCCCATGCGGCCATGCATCTGGAAGGAGGTAGCGCCTTTCATACGGTCGAACAGCCAGCGGCCCAGGGCGTTGCGGATCGGGCGCACGAACAGCAGGATTCCGACGATGTCGGTCAGGAAGCCGGGGATGATCAGCAGCAGACCGGCGACGACGACGCAGAATCCCTCGAACACGGCGCCGACCGGGCTTTCGCCGCGCTCCGCCGCCTGCTGCGCGCGCTTCAGCACGGACAGGCCCTGCCAGCGGATCAACACGGACCCGAGGATGGCGGACAGGATGACCAGCCCGACCGTCGGACCGGCGCCGATCCAGTCGCCGACCTCGATGAAGGTCGCGATTTCCGCAATCGGCAGCAGAAGGAACAACAGCAACAGTGGATTCATGGCCGTCCTTGCTCTTTCAACCCCAAGGGCCTATCTACACCAGGGTACGCACCCGATCTTTGGTTGGAAGAACAGCTCCGGCACGGGTCATCGGGTGGAATCCTCGGCGGAGAGAGCGAGCAGGGACTTGGTCCCGGCACCGTTCCGGTACACTTAATGCTCACCCGCCGGAGGGTCCAGTAGTGGATCAAGCGGGGCCGGTGATTTCGGGGCCGGCCTTCAGTCACCCGGAAGGATGGATGATGGGAGATGGGTTTGTGTTCGTCGAGATCCTGATCTTCGCGATGATCGCGGCGTTTCTCGTGTACCGGCTGCGCAGCGTGCTCGGCCGCCGCACCGGTGAGGAACGCCAGCGGCCGAACCCCTTCACGGCCCGCCCCAACAACCAGCCCGACAACGTGGTGGCGATGCCCAACCGCGAGCGGCCCGTGCCGAACGCCGCCCCGTCGCCCGACGAGCCGGTGTCGCTGGCCACCGCGCTGGAGCAGATCAAGGCCGCCGACCCCAGCTTCGACGAGAAGTATTTCCTGCAGGGCGCCCGCGGCGCCTTCCAGATGATCGTGGAGGCCTTCGCCAAGGGCGACACGGCCACCCTGCGCCCGCTGCTCTCGGACGAGGTCTACGACAACTTCGCCCGTGCGGTGCGCGAGCGCCAGTCGGCCGGCGAGACTCTGGAAACCCGCATCGAGACGATCACCGACGCCGACGTGGTGGAGGCCCGCATGGACGGCCGCACCGCCCTGGTCACCGTGAAGTTCGTGTCGGAGCAGATGAACGTCGTGCGCAACAGCGCCGGCGCCGTGGTGGACGGCGATCCGAACAGCGTGGTCGAGGCCGTGGACGTCTGGACCTTCGCCCGCAACACCCGCGCCGGCGATCCGAACTGGGCGCTCGTCGAGACCCGCACCCCTCAATGACCGATCGGTTCTGATGTTCTCTCTTCCGGTTGTTCGTCTCAGCGCCGCGGCAGTCCTTGCCGCGGCGTTTCTCATTGGCTGCGAGCGGAAGGAGGAGGAGGCCAAGGCGCCGCCGCCCCCGCCGCCCGAGAAGCTGGTCCTCACCCCGGTCGCCTTCACGGCGCTGCCCGGCTGGAGCGCCGACCGCGTGGCGGAGGCCGTCCCGGCTTTCCAGCGCTCCTGCGCGAAGGTCAGGGCGCTGGCCGCCGACCGCTCCATCGGCCCGGACGGTGTCGGTGGCAAGGCGGCCGACTGGCAGGCGCCTTGCGCCGAGCTGGCCAAGCTGCCGCCCGGCGACGACGCGGCGGCCCGCGCCTATTTCGAGACGTGGTTCACCCCCTATGTCGCGGCCAACAACGCGGAGCGGCGCGGCCTTTTCACCGGTTATTACGAGGTCGAGCTGAAGGGCAGCCGGACGCCGGACCCGGCCTTTCCGGTGCCGCTCTACAAGCGTCCCGCCGATCTGGTGATGGTCGATCTCGGTGAGTTCGCCGACCGCTGGAAGGGCGAGCGCATCGCCGGGCGCGTCACCGCCGGGCGGCTGAAGCCCTTCGAGGACCGCGCGGCCATCGAGGCCGGGGCGCTCAGCGGCAAGGGGCTGGAGCTGGTCTGGCTGCAGGACCCCATCGCCACCTTCTTCCTGCACATCCAGGGGTCGGGTCGGGTCAGCTTCCCCGACGGGACGGAGACGCGCGTCGGCTACGCCGCCCAGAACGGCCACAAATACGTCGCCATCGGGCGGGAGCTGATCGACCGCGGCGCCCTGAAGCGCGAGGAGGTGTCGCTCCAGACCATCCGCGCCTGGCTGCAGGCCAACCCCGGCGAGGCGGCGGCGCTGATGAACAAGAACCCCTCCTACGTCTTCTTCCAGGAGCTGAAGGGGGAGGGGCCGAACGGCGCCCAGAACGTCGCGCTGACGCCGGGGCGCAGCCTCGCCGTCGATTCCAAGTTCCTGCCCTACGGCGTGCCGGTCTGGCTGGACGCCGAGGACCCGCTGGACGCCCAGACGCGGCTGCGCCGCCTGCTGATCGCCCAGGACACCGGCGGGGCCATCCGCGGCCCGGTCCGCGGCGACGTCTTCTGGGGCCACGGTCCGGAGGCGGAGGCGAAGGCCGGCGTGATGAAGAGCGCCGGAGAGTATTACGTCCTGCTGCCGAAGACCGTCGCCCCGGCAAGCTGACCACCGCCTCTTTCCCCCGCCGAGGAACCGAAGCGCAGCGGCTTCGGTTGTGTCAACCATCGCCGATCCTGGTCGTTCTGGCCAACGGCGGCTCTGGTTGACACACGGGGGGAGGGGGCCATGACCCCGCTGCAACGGCAAATCGACAGGCTCAACGAAATCGAAGGGCTGGCGCGGCTCGGCTACGCCGCGCGCGGCCTCGTTTATCTGATCGTCGGCTGGTTCGCCGTCACGGCGGCCTATGGCAGCAACCGGCCGACCGACACCAAGGGCGCGCTGGTCGAGCTGTTCCAGAACCCCTTTGGTTCGGTCCTGCTCGCGCTGACCGCGCTCGGTCTGGCCGGCTACGCGCTGTGGCGGGTCATGCAGGCGGTGCTGGACGTCGACCATGTCGGGACCTCGCCCAAGGGGCTGGTGGTGCGCGCCGGTTTCGTCGTCGCCGGGGTGATCCACGCGGGTCTGGCGGTCTTCGCCATCAAGCTGCTGGCCGGGCAGGGCGGTGGGCGCGGCGACGGCGAAGCGGCCGCCCATGACTGGACGGCGTGGCTGCTCGCCCAGCCGATGGGGCGCGTCCTGGTCGCCGCGGTCGGGGCCGCCATCATCGGCACGGCCGTCGCCCACGCCATCAAGGCCTACAAGGCCAGCTTCCGCCGTGAGCTGGACGCCGACCCGGACACCATGAAGGTGATCTGCCCGATCGGCCGTTTCGGCTTCGCCGCCAAGGGCTTGGTCTTCGCGGTGGTCGGCAGCTTCTTCCTGGTGGCGGCGTGGCAGTCGGACTCGTCGGAGTCCGGCGGGCTGCTCAAGGCGCTGCAGTTCCTCCAGCAGCAGCCCTACGGCCCCTGGCTGCTCGGGGTGGTGGCCGCCGGGCTGTTCGCCTTCGGCGCCTTCAGCGTCGTCCAGGCCGTCTACTGCCGCATTGACGGCGAAGCGGCGGAGCGGCAGATCCGCGCCATGGTGTGAGCGCGGCACCGGAATCAAAAAAGAACCGGACCGAAAGAAAAGGGCGCCGAGGGTTTCCCCGGCGCCCTTTCCATTCGAGACGATGTTTCACGTGGATCGCCACGCCGAGGCCTTACCCTTTGGTGATCACCCCTTGGTAATCATCGGGCCCAGGCGGCGGCCGGCGAAGACGTGAATGTGCAGGTGCGGAACCTCCTGGTTCGCATCCTCGCCGCAGTTGGACAGGATGCGGTAACCGGGCTCGGCGGCGCCGGCGCCGCGCGCCACCTCGCCGACCGCGCGGAACAGGCCGGCGATCTCCGCCTCCGTCGCGCGGGCGCTGAAATCGTCCATGTCGACGTAGGCGCCCTTCGGGATCACCAGGATGTGCGTCGGGGCCTGCGGGTTGATGTCGTGGAAGGCCAGCGCGTGCTCGGTCTCCAGAACCTTCTTGCACGGGATTTCGCCGCGCAGGATGCGGGCGAAGACGTTGTTCGGATCGTAGGTCTTGGCCATCGCGTCGTTTCCCCTTCCGCCTTTATCGATTCAAGCCTTGCGCGCGTTCTTCTCAGCGATGCCGCTGGTGCCCTCGCGCTGGGCCAGCTTCTCCCACACCGCGGCGGGCTCCAGCCCGGCGTCGGCCCACAGCACCATCAGGTGATAGAGCAGGTCCGCCGATTCCGAGGCCACCGCCGCCTTGTCGCCACGCACCGCCTCGATGACCGTCTCCACCGCCTCCTCGCCGACCTTCTGGGCGATCTTGGCGGTGCCGCGGTGGAACAGCTTGGCGGTATAGGAGGTCTCCGGATCGGCGCCCTTGCGCGCCTGGACGGTGGCGTAGAGCCGGTCCAGTACCTCGGCGGTGGCGGCTGCCTTATCGTCAGACATGAGCGGCCTCCGCCGTGGAAGACACTGGCCGCGCCGGGCGCACCGGGATGCCGGCGTCGGCGAGCGCCGCCTTGGCCTGCCCGATGGTGTAGGTGCCGAAATGGAAGATGGAGGCCGCCAGCACCGCCGTGGCGTGGCCCTCGCGGATGCCCTCCACCAGATGGTCCAGCGTGCCGACGCCGCCCGACGCGATCACCGGAATGCGCAGCCCGTCGGCGACCTTGCGGGTCAGGGCGAGGTCAAAGCCGCTCTTGGTGCCGTCGCGGTCCATCGAGGTCAGCAGGATCTCGCCGGCCCCGTAGGACTCCATGCGCTTAGCCCACTCGATGGCGTCGATGCCCGTCGCCTTGCGCCCGCCATGGGTGAAGATCTCCCAGCGGCCCGGCTCGACCTGCTTGGCGTCGATGGCGACGACGATGCACTGGGCGCCGAACTTTTCCGCCGCCTCTTGCACGAACTCCGGACGGTGGATGGCCGCGGTGTTGATCGACACCTTGTCGGCGCCGGCCAGCAGCAGCTTGCGGATGTCCTCGACCGTGCGCACGCCGCCGCCGACGGTCAGCGGCATGAACACCTGCTCGGCGGTGCGGCGCACCACGTCGTAGATGGTGTCGCGGTTCTCGTGGCTGGCCGTGATGTCGAGGAAGGTCAGCTCGTCCGCCCCTTCCCGGTCATAGACGCGGGCCTGCTCCACGGGGTCGCCGGCGTCGATCAGATCGACGAAGTTGACCCCCTTGACGACCCGCCCGTCCTTGACGTCCAGGCAGGGGATGACGCGCATCTTGAGCATCAGCCGGCCTTTCCGGTGACGGGAGCGGGGGAGAGCAGGTCGAGCGCCGTCTTCGGATCGATGCGCCCGTCGTAGAGCGCGCGGCCGCAGATGACGCCCTCGATGCCGGTATCCTCCTCTTTCTTCAGCGCGATCAGATCGTCGATGGAGGAGACGCCGCCCGACGCGATCACCGGCGTGGTCAGGTGGAAGGCGAGGTCGGAGGTCGCCTCGACGTTCACGCCGCCCATGGCGCCGTCGCGGTTGATGTCGGTGTAGATGATTGCGGCCACACCGCTGTCCTCGAACTTCAGCGCCAGATCCAGCGCCTTGATGGTCGAGGTCTCGGCCCAGCCGGCGACGGCCACGTAACCCTCGCGCGCGTCGATGCCGACGGCGACCTTGCCGGGGAACTCGCGGCAGGCCTCGCGGACCAGCTCCGGCTCGCGCAGGGCGACGGTGCCGAGGATGACGCGGCTGACGCCCTTCTCAAGCCAGTGGGCGATGGTCTTCAAGTCGCGGATGCCGCCGCCCAGCTGCACCGGAATGGCCACGGCGCCCAGGATGCTCTCGACCGCCTTGCCGTTGACCGGCTTGCCCTCGAAGGCGCCGTTCAGATCGACCAGATGCAGCCATTCGAAGCCCTGGCTTTCAAACAGGCGGGCCTGGTCGGCGGGTTCGGTGTTGAAGACGGTCGCCTGGCTCATCTCGCCGCGCAGCAGCCGAACGCAGGCACCGTCTTTGAGGTCGATGGCGGGATAGATGATCATCGCGGTGTCTCGTCCTATGGCGTGTCGTTGAGCGTGTCGGGGGTGAGGTCTTTCACATAGAAATGTCCGGCCAGCCTTTTGCCGTCCACCAGCGCATAGAAGGGATGCGTGCCCCAGCGGCGGAAGCCCAGATCCTCGTACAGCGCGATGGCCGCGGTCTGGGTCTCGCGCACGTCGAGGTTCAGCACGCGGAAGCCGGACGCCCGCGCCTCCTCCTCGACCGCCACGGTCAGGCGGCGGGCGAGGCCATGGCCGCGCGCCCAGGGGGCGACGAAGCTGGTGGTCAGGGTGGCGGCGTGGGCCTGCGCCTCGTTGTTGCGGGCGGGCTTCACCAACTGGGCGGAGCCGGCGATGACGCCGTCCAGCCGGCCGACGAACAGGATGCGCTCCGGAACCACCAGAACGCCCTTCCAGTAGCGTTCCATGATCTCGCGGGCGGGCGGGGCGACCCAGCCGAAGCCGCCCCCGGCCTTGACGGCGTCGTCGGCGGCGTCGCACAGGTCGTGCAGGTCGCCCGTCTTCAGCGTGTCGATGCGTTCGACCGTGACGTCGGTCATGCTCAGACCCGCCAGGTCAGGAAGTTGGCGACCAGGGCGAGCCCGGTCTCCTGGCTCTTTTCCGGGTGGAACTGGGTGCCGACCAGATTGTCGCGCCCGACCACCGCGGCGAAGGGCCCGCCGTAATCGGCGCTGGCGATCACGTCCTCCGGCCGCTCCACGGCGAAGCGGTAGGAGTGGACGAAGTAGGCGTGCGCCCGCTCCGGCAGGCCGGCCAGCAGCGGGTGCTCCCGGCGGATGTCCAGCTCGTTCCAGCCCATGTGCGGGATCTTCAGCGTCGGGTCGGCCGGCTCCAGCTTCACCACCTCGCCCTTGATCCAGCCCAGCCCCTCGGTCACGCCGTATTCGCGCCCGCGCTCCGCCATCAGCTGCATGCCGACGCAAATGCCCAGGAAGGGGCGGCCCTTGCCGTGCACCACCTCGTCCAGCGCGTCGAGCATGCCGGGAACCTCCGACAGGCCGCGCTTGCAGTCGGCGAAGGCACCGACGCCCGGCAGGACGACGCGGTCGGCCTTGCGCACGGCGTCGGCGTCGGAGGTCACCAGGACCTGGAAGGAGGCGTGGCACCCCGCCGCCGCGCGCTCCAGTGCCTTGGCGGCGGAACGCAGGTTGCCGGAGCCGTAATCGATCAGCGCAACGGTTTCCATGAAACGAGGACCTTGTGACAGAGCGCCGGCCTTGTCGAAGCCGCCGGTTTTTTTAGAGGGAGCCGCCCAGCGTCCCCTTGGTGGAGGGCACGGCGTCGCGCTTGCGCGGGTCGATTTCGATCCCGGCCCGCAGCGCGCGGGCAAGCGCCTTGTAGCAGCTTTCCACGATGTGGTGGTTGTTCTCGCCATAGAGGCATTCGACGTGCAGCGTCACGCCCGCGGCCATGGCGAAGGCCTGGAACCACTCGCGGAACAGCTCGGTGTCCATGTCGCCGATCTTGTCGCGGCTGAAGGACACCTTCCAGATCAGGTAGGGCCGGTTGGAGAAGTCCAGCGCGACGCGGGTCAGCGTCTCGTCCATCGGGATGTAGGCGTGGCCGTAGCGCTGGATGCCCTTGCGGTCGCCCAGCGCCTTCGCCACGGCCTGACCGATGGCGATGCCGCTGTCCTCGGTCGTGTGGTGGGCGTCGATGTGCAGATCGCCCTCCGCCGCCACCGTCAGGTCCATCAGGCTGTGGCGCGACAGCTGCTCCAGCATGTGGTCGAGGAAACCGACGCCGGTCTTCACGTCATAGACGCCGGTGCCGTCCAGATTCACGGCGACCCGGATCCGGGTTTCGGTGGTGTTCCGCTCGATCGAGGCGCGGCGGACGCCATTGGCAAGGCTCTGGTCCATGAGTCCGGGTTTTATCAGGAAGCGCGCGGGCGCGCCAGAGGCGCAGCCTCCGAAAACGCCTATGACCGTCGGTCGGGATGCCGCATAATGCGTGTGTGTTCATGGCCGTGTACACGCCCAACGCGCATAATGGGATATGCCACCGGACATGCCGAAGCCCGGACGCCTCTTCTTGCCCCTCGCGGCCCTGCTGGCGCTGGCCGCCTGCATGGGCGGGGACCTGCCGCAGACCCGCAAATCCCCGCCTGTCGCCCGCGGTTCGACGGAGCCGATCCGCTTCGACGGCCTGTCACTCGGCTCGATGCGGCGGGGCATGGTGACGGGACGCTATGTCTGGGCGCTGGAGTGCTGGCCGCCCTACGAGGATGTCTATTGGACCAGCGGGCGCAGCCTGCACGAGAACTCCACCTTCCAGGAACGCTTCGCCGAGGTTCTGGCCGACGCCGGCTACGACGTGGCGGGTGTCCAGGGCAGCGACTACGAGGCGGAGTTCGACCGCAAGCGCGCCCGCTACATCCTGCGCGGCGACCTGCGCGCGGTGAACAGCGACCTGTGCCGACGCCGAAGCTGGCTGACCGGCCGCAGCGAGGGGGTGTCCGGCATCGGCAGCCTGCGGGTCGACTGGGCGGTCTACGACGCCGTGACGGGGCGGCTCGTCCACCGCGTCACCACCACGGGGGTGGCCCGCAAGGACAGCGGCGTGCCGCAGGGCGACGTTCTGCTGATCGAGGAGGCCTTCGCCACGGCGGTGGAGGCGCTGGGCGCCGACCCCGGCTTCCGCGCCGCGGTGTCGCGGGGCGGGGCGATAGCGTCAAGTGGTCCCGCCATAGTGTCAAGTGGCCGGGGAGGAGT includes the following:
- the rho gene encoding transcription termination factor Rho, with protein sequence MHLQELKCKSPAELLAFAEELQIENASTLRKQDMMFAILKQLAENDVPIYGDGVLEVLQDGFGFLRSPEANYLPGPDDIYVSPSQVRRFSLRTGDTVEGQIRAPKDGERYFALLKVNTINFDAPDKVRHRINFDNLTPLYPEERLRMEVDDPTKKNYTGRIIDLVAPLGKGQRGLIVAPPRTGKTVMLQNIAHSIATNHPEAYLIVLLIDERPEEVTDMARSVRGEVISSTFDEPATRHVQVAEMVIEKAKRLVEHKRDVVILLDSITRLARAYNTVVPSSGKVLTGGVDANALQRPKRFFGAARNIEEGGSLTIIATALIDTGSRMDEVIFEEFKGTGNSEIVLDRKLSDKRTFPAIDISKSGTRKEELLVDKGTISKMWILRRILMPMGVTDAVDFLVDKLKHTKSNSEFFESMNQ
- the secB gene encoding protein-export chaperone SecB: MSDQQINGQDQEAASSLPMHVLAQYVKDLSFENPNAPQSLLPGQPQPQVNIGVDVQVQPMGEDVYEVVLKLHCEAKQAEATAFLVEVAYGGLFQLPGLPQEHHRPVLLIEAPRMLFPFARAIVAGCTQDGGFPPLMINPIDFVDLYRRQTAGQQTQAEETPQSPF
- a CDS encoding FxsA family protein translates to MNPLLLLFLLLPIAEIATFIEVGDWIGAGPTVGLVILSAILGSVLIRWQGLSVLKRAQQAAERGESPVGAVFEGFCVVVAGLLLIIPGFLTDIVGILLFVRPIRNALGRWLFDRMKGATSFQMHGRMGGQAGGQGWNAGNPNGPHGGPRNRPPPGVIDVEYQEVDPDGGRPGSAGPSDRDGPDDMPKLGDSRWAPPGSPHRNDRG
- a CDS encoding Tim44/TimA family putative adaptor protein; translated protein: MGDGFVFVEILIFAMIAAFLVYRLRSVLGRRTGEERQRPNPFTARPNNQPDNVVAMPNRERPVPNAAPSPDEPVSLATALEQIKAADPSFDEKYFLQGARGAFQMIVEAFAKGDTATLRPLLSDEVYDNFARAVRERQSAGETLETRIETITDADVVEARMDGRTALVTVKFVSEQMNVVRNSAGAVVDGDPNSVVEAVDVWTFARNTRAGDPNWALVETRTPQ
- the mltA gene encoding murein transglycosylase A, which translates into the protein MFSLPVVRLSAAAVLAAAFLIGCERKEEEAKAPPPPPPEKLVLTPVAFTALPGWSADRVAEAVPAFQRSCAKVRALAADRSIGPDGVGGKAADWQAPCAELAKLPPGDDAAARAYFETWFTPYVAANNAERRGLFTGYYEVELKGSRTPDPAFPVPLYKRPADLVMVDLGEFADRWKGERIAGRVTAGRLKPFEDRAAIEAGALSGKGLELVWLQDPIATFFLHIQGSGRVSFPDGTETRVGYAAQNGHKYVAIGRELIDRGALKREEVSLQTIRAWLQANPGEAAALMNKNPSYVFFQELKGEGPNGAQNVALTPGRSLAVDSKFLPYGVPVWLDAEDPLDAQTRLRRLLIAQDTGGAIRGPVRGDVFWGHGPEAEAKAGVMKSAGEYYVLLPKTVAPAS
- a CDS encoding DUF1206 domain-containing protein, with translation MTPLQRQIDRLNEIEGLARLGYAARGLVYLIVGWFAVTAAYGSNRPTDTKGALVELFQNPFGSVLLALTALGLAGYALWRVMQAVLDVDHVGTSPKGLVVRAGFVVAGVIHAGLAVFAIKLLAGQGGGRGDGEAAAHDWTAWLLAQPMGRVLVAAVGAAIIGTAVAHAIKAYKASFRRELDADPDTMKVICPIGRFGFAAKGLVFAVVGSFFLVAAWQSDSSESGGLLKALQFLQQQPYGPWLLGVVAAGLFAFGAFSVVQAVYCRIDGEAAERQIRAMV
- a CDS encoding histidine triad nucleotide-binding protein — translated: MAKTYDPNNVFARILRGEIPCKKVLETEHALAFHDINPQAPTHILVIPKGAYVDMDDFSARATEAEIAGLFRAVGEVARGAGAAEPGYRILSNCGEDANQEVPHLHIHVFAGRRLGPMITKG
- a CDS encoding phosphoribosyl-ATP diphosphatase; the protein is MSDDKAAATAEVLDRLYATVQARKGADPETSYTAKLFHRGTAKIAQKVGEEAVETVIEAVRGDKAAVASESADLLYHLMVLWADAGLEPAAVWEKLAQREGTSGIAEKNARKA
- the hisF gene encoding imidazole glycerol phosphate synthase subunit HisF, with the protein product MLKMRVIPCLDVKDGRVVKGVNFVDLIDAGDPVEQARVYDREGADELTFLDITASHENRDTIYDVVRRTAEQVFMPLTVGGGVRTVEDIRKLLLAGADKVSINTAAIHRPEFVQEAAEKFGAQCIVVAIDAKQVEPGRWEIFTHGGRKATGIDAIEWAKRMESYGAGEILLTSMDRDGTKSGFDLALTRKVADGLRIPVIASGGVGTLDHLVEGIREGHATAVLAASIFHFGTYTIGQAKAALADAGIPVRPARPVSSTAEAAHV
- the hisA gene encoding 1-(5-phosphoribosyl)-5-[(5-phosphoribosylamino)methylideneamino]imidazole-4-carboxamide isomerase, whose protein sequence is MIIYPAIDLKDGACVRLLRGEMSQATVFNTEPADQARLFESQGFEWLHLVDLNGAFEGKPVNGKAVESILGAVAIPVQLGGGIRDLKTIAHWLEKGVSRVILGTVALREPELVREACREFPGKVAVGIDAREGYVAVAGWAETSTIKALDLALKFEDSGVAAIIYTDINRDGAMGGVNVEATSDLAFHLTTPVIASGGVSSIDDLIALKKEEDTGIEGVICGRALYDGRIDPKTALDLLSPAPVTGKAG
- a CDS encoding GNAT family N-acetyltransferase codes for the protein MTDVTVERIDTLKTGDLHDLCDAADDAVKAGGGFGWVAPPAREIMERYWKGVLVVPERILFVGRLDGVIAGSAQLVKPARNNEAQAHAATLTTSFVAPWARGHGLARRLTVAVEEEARASGFRVLNLDVRETQTAAIALYEDLGFRRWGTHPFYALVDGKRLAGHFYVKDLTPDTLNDTP
- the hisH gene encoding imidazole glycerol phosphate synthase subunit HisH, whose product is METVALIDYGSGNLRSAAKALERAAAGCHASFQVLVTSDADAVRKADRVVLPGVGAFADCKRGLSEVPGMLDALDEVVHGKGRPFLGICVGMQLMAERGREYGVTEGLGWIKGEVVKLEPADPTLKIPHMGWNELDIRREHPLLAGLPERAHAYFVHSYRFAVERPEDVIASADYGGPFAAVVGRDNLVGTQFHPEKSQETGLALVANFLTWRV
- the hisB gene encoding imidazoleglycerol-phosphate dehydratase HisB, with amino-acid sequence MDQSLANGVRRASIERNTTETRIRVAVNLDGTGVYDVKTGVGFLDHMLEQLSRHSLMDLTVAAEGDLHIDAHHTTEDSGIAIGQAVAKALGDRKGIQRYGHAYIPMDETLTRVALDFSNRPYLIWKVSFSRDKIGDMDTELFREWFQAFAMAAGVTLHVECLYGENNHHIVESCYKALARALRAGIEIDPRKRDAVPSTKGTLGGSL